The following nucleotide sequence is from Lacinutrix sp. Hel_I_90.
TTTTAAGATTGAAACTTCAAATACGTTTCCGCACAGTTCGGGTATTGCTTCTTCGGCATCTGGCATGAGTGCTTTGGCATTGTGCTTAATGAGCGTTGAAAAGTTGATGAATCCAGAAATGTCTCAGGAATATTTCAATAAAAAAGCATCGTTTTTAGCACGATTAGGATCTGGAAGTGCAAGTAGAAGTATTGAAGGCGATTTAATCGTTTGGGGAAAACATAATGCTATTGAAGGTAGTAGTGATTTATTTGGAATAAAATACCCATACGAAGTACATGACAATTTCAAGAACTACAACGATACTATTTTACTAGTGGATAAAGGAGAAAAGCAAGTGAGTAGTACTGTTGGTCATAATTTGATGCACAGTCATCCTTTTGCTAAAACGCGATTTAAGCAGGCGGAAGAAAATATCACCAAACTAAAAGCCATATTAAAATCTGGCGATTTAGAGGCGTTTATTGCATTGATTGAAAGTGAGGCGCTAACGCTACATGCGATGATGATGACAAGCATGCCCTATTTTATTTTAATGAAACCCAATACCTTGGAAATAATTAATAAGATTTGGAGTTTTAGA
It contains:
- a CDS encoding diphosphomevalonate/mevalonate 3,5-bisphosphate decarboxylase family protein, giving the protein MIENEFIPDLKLSSIPVGVVSWSAPSNIALVKYWGKKENQIPENQSISFTLDTCKTITKLYFSKRDTSDENYSFEILLDGENKPDFKPKINTFFNRIEAYLPFLKSYHFKIETSNTFPHSSGIASSASGMSALALCLMSVEKLMNPEMSQEYFNKKASFLARLGSGSASRSIEGDLIVWGKHNAIEGSSDLFGIKYPYEVHDNFKNYNDTILLVDKGEKQVSSTVGHNLMHSHPFAKTRFKQAEENITKLKAILKSGDLEAFIALIESEALTLHAMMMTSMPYFILMKPNTLEIINKIWSFRKETGLHISFTLDAGANVHVLYPENETEEIYNFIKTELVAYCQNGHYICDQIGFGAQKL